In the Bacillus shivajii genome, one interval contains:
- a CDS encoding peptidoglycan D,D-transpeptidase FtsI family protein, whose amino-acid sequence MTEKKNKKSHLPVRLNIIFFLVFLLFSALILRLGVVQIVQGEEYQEQLERTVNISVPVEAPRGLMYDRYGNILVDNELLFTVTYTNRRTLPSEMLETAKKLNEYITQEPRNIYDREIREFWGLLHSDSEDGELSEFDELLTIEDASEQEIPMDEIYDRRLALIPDEEIERLKESEEDMHVFGIWREFIAGYNNLPHKVKRGISYESAAQIMENLEDLPGVDIIRDSRRLNVFDDTLSGIIGNVGSIRRDDLDYYLSQGYRRNEEVGTSFLEAQYESVLRGEKGSLDNFLDREGNFLRNPEEQLGSRGNDLVLTFDIELQQKVEEIVNREVEAVASEFVGDPDAYVVMMEPHTGEVLSIARYKRDETGTITSAFEMGSTIKGATVLAGYDSGALPPGSRILDRPIDLPQTPLIRSHQRLGYINDLQALERSSNIYMTYVAMNLVNYTPGVSGTNWNISKVYDTYDYLRNYYNQFGLGVHTGIDLPSEAVGIDGGYQAPGNLLYLTFGQFDTYTTMQLTQYVATLANGGYRIAPRVVREIREPGKDRGELGPISQQMKPKVLNTVDTNDEYLDRVKEGFRLVMHGSNGTARSFFNDADYEVGGKTGTAQVSVNGEKANNQALVGFAPFDEPEVVFSVLAPGMDRTTQARLANTIGRQILDAYFDLKEQRRGPVLPEHNRDYEDDNVDFDEMDD is encoded by the coding sequence ATGACAGAGAAAAAAAATAAAAAGTCACATTTACCTGTCAGGTTAAACATTATTTTTTTCCTTGTCTTTCTTTTGTTCTCAGCACTTATTTTAAGGTTAGGTGTCGTACAAATTGTACAAGGAGAGGAATATCAAGAACAGCTAGAAAGAACGGTAAATATTAGTGTACCAGTTGAGGCTCCACGAGGCTTAATGTACGATCGTTATGGAAACATTTTAGTTGATAATGAACTTTTGTTTACCGTGACTTATACTAATCGTCGCACACTTCCTAGTGAAATGTTAGAAACAGCGAAGAAATTAAACGAATATATCACTCAAGAGCCTCGAAACATATACGATCGAGAAATTCGTGAATTTTGGGGGCTGTTACATAGTGACAGTGAAGATGGAGAATTGAGTGAATTTGATGAATTGTTAACAATTGAGGATGCGAGTGAACAAGAGATTCCGATGGATGAGATCTATGATAGACGACTAGCACTTATTCCTGATGAAGAGATTGAACGCTTAAAAGAGTCAGAAGAAGATATGCATGTTTTTGGTATTTGGAGAGAGTTTATCGCTGGTTATAATAACTTGCCTCATAAAGTGAAGCGAGGAATATCTTATGAATCAGCCGCTCAAATCATGGAGAATCTCGAAGACTTACCTGGTGTAGATATTATCCGTGATTCGAGACGTTTAAATGTATTTGATGATACATTAAGTGGTATTATTGGTAATGTTGGTTCAATAAGACGTGATGATTTAGACTATTACCTTTCACAAGGGTATAGACGTAATGAAGAGGTAGGGACTAGTTTTTTAGAAGCACAATATGAATCAGTATTACGTGGTGAAAAAGGAAGCCTTGATAACTTTCTTGACCGTGAGGGGAACTTTCTAAGAAACCCTGAAGAACAGCTTGGGAGCAGAGGAAACGACCTTGTATTAACATTTGATATAGAATTACAGCAAAAAGTTGAAGAAATCGTTAATAGAGAGGTAGAAGCAGTTGCATCAGAATTTGTTGGAGACCCTGATGCCTACGTTGTCATGATGGAACCTCATACTGGTGAAGTACTATCAATTGCACGTTATAAAAGGGACGAGACAGGGACGATAACTAGTGCATTTGAGATGGGTTCAACGATCAAGGGAGCGACAGTTCTTGCTGGATATGACTCTGGAGCTCTTCCGCCAGGTTCTAGAATTCTTGATAGACCGATTGATCTTCCTCAAACACCCTTGATTCGGTCTCACCAACGATTAGGCTATATTAATGACTTACAAGCTTTAGAACGTTCTTCAAATATTTATATGACTTATGTCGCAATGAACTTAGTTAATTATACTCCTGGTGTTAGTGGTACAAATTGGAATATTTCGAAGGTGTATGATACTTATGATTATTTACGTAATTATTACAATCAATTTGGTTTAGGTGTGCATACAGGGATCGATTTACCGAGCGAAGCAGTTGGGATCGATGGTGGATATCAAGCTCCCGGTAATTTACTTTATCTAACTTTTGGTCAATTTGACACATATACAACGATGCAATTAACTCAATATGTAGCAACACTTGCGAATGGGGGCTATCGTATTGCGCCAAGAGTCGTACGAGAAATTCGTGAGCCAGGAAAAGATAGAGGGGAATTAGGTCCAATATCACAGCAAATGAAACCGAAAGTGTTAAACACAGTAGATACGAATGATGAATATCTAGACCGAGTAAAAGAAGGTTTTCGCCTTGTCATGCACGGTTCAAATGGAACAGCTAGATCGTTTTTTAACGATGCAGATTATGAAGTTGGCGGGAAAACAGGTACAGCTCAAGTGAGTGTAAATGGAGAAAAAGCAAATAACCAAGCGCTTGTAGGTTTTGCACCATTCGACGAACCAGAAGTCGTATTTTCCGTTCTTGCTCCAGGTATGGACCGCACAACACAAGCAAGATTAGCGAATACAATTGGAAGACAAATATTAGATGCATACTTTGATTTAAAAGAGCAACGTAGAGGTCCAGTTCTGCCAGAGCATAACCGTGACTATGAAGATGATAACGTTGACTTTGATGAAATGGATGATTAA
- a CDS encoding superoxide dismutase, with protein MAFTLPELPYSHDALTPHIDEETMKIHHGKHHNTYVTKLNGALEGHSDLEGKSLEDLLSNLDQVPESIRGAVRNNGGGHYNHTLFWQIMSPNGGGEPTGDLADAINGAFGSFDKFKEEFKNAALTRFGSGWAWLVVNNGKVEVTSTPNQDTPIMEGQTPILGVDVWEHAYYLKYQNKRPDYVDAFFNVVNWDEVAKRYAEAK; from the coding sequence ATGGCATTTACACTTCCAGAACTACCATACTCACATGACGCATTAACACCACACATTGATGAAGAAACAATGAAGATTCACCACGGGAAGCATCACAACACTTACGTTACTAAGTTAAATGGTGCACTTGAAGGGCATAGCGACCTTGAAGGTAAAAGCTTAGAGGACTTATTATCTAATCTTGACCAAGTTCCTGAAAGCATCCGTGGAGCTGTTCGTAATAACGGTGGTGGACATTACAACCACACGTTATTCTGGCAAATCATGTCTCCAAATGGTGGAGGAGAACCTACTGGTGATTTAGCAGATGCTATTAATGGAGCGTTTGGAAGCTTTGACAAGTTCAAAGAAGAATTCAAAAATGCTGCGCTAACTCGTTTTGGTTCCGGTTGGGCATGGCTAGTTGTGAACAACGGCAAAGTAGAAGTAACAAGTACTCCAAACCAAGACACTCCTATTATGGAAGGTCAAACACCAATTCTAGGTGTTGACGTTTGGGAGCATGCTTACTACCTTAAGTATCAAAACAAGCGTCCTGACTACGTTGATGCATTCTTTAACGTTGTTAACTGGGATGAAGTTGCAAAGCGTTACGCTGAAGCAAAATAA
- a CDS encoding iron-sulfur cluster biosynthesis family protein — protein MNIYITESAETELLSRRPELTSNLLLIKFDIDGCGCVVSGVSKLIEVKEISEGEELLLCNSKCLKVAVQTQYKWAYDNTIIIEYSTTAKMFQLKSPNEMLNPRMMFVPLV, from the coding sequence ATGAATATTTATATAACCGAATCAGCTGAAACAGAACTATTATCTAGGCGTCCAGAACTTACTTCTAATCTATTACTAATTAAATTTGATATAGATGGGTGTGGCTGTGTTGTAAGTGGCGTAAGTAAGTTAATAGAGGTTAAGGAAATTTCCGAGGGGGAAGAACTCCTTCTATGCAATTCAAAATGCTTAAAGGTTGCGGTTCAAACCCAATATAAATGGGCATATGACAATACAATAATCATTGAATATTCTACTACGGCAAAGATGTTTCAACTAAAAAGCCCAAATGAAATGTTAAATCCTAGAATGATGTTTGTTCCTTTAGTGTAA
- a CDS encoding NfeD family protein: MEMLDNASFGFFVVFIATLFIFGELMVRVKGIFGIIGVVIMALYFSHHLTASASLWVVLLYLIGLMLIIFDGKVTGDGTVAAIGILLMILGLAIPSPNIVYGILVAMALMLAAPTSYLFTKVFPKRDMWAKLTFKDKLSSEEGYNSMNEEFKELVGKTGITKTPFRPTGTIEVDGKLYSATTDNQWVEAEKKIKVISADGTRIVVVPEK; encoded by the coding sequence ATGGAAATGTTAGATAATGCCTCCTTTGGCTTCTTCGTTGTTTTTATAGCTACGTTATTTATTTTTGGAGAGCTAATGGTAAGGGTAAAAGGGATATTTGGTATCATAGGTGTTGTTATTATGGCGTTGTATTTTTCACACCATCTAACGGCCTCTGCTAGCTTATGGGTTGTGCTCTTATATTTAATAGGTTTAATGTTAATCATCTTTGATGGTAAAGTAACGGGAGACGGTACGGTAGCTGCTATTGGGATCCTTTTAATGATACTAGGACTTGCAATCCCTTCACCAAATATCGTATATGGAATTTTAGTGGCAATGGCTCTTATGTTGGCAGCACCTACTTCATATTTGTTTACAAAAGTTTTTCCAAAGCGAGATATGTGGGCGAAGCTTACTTTTAAAGACAAACTATCTAGTGAAGAAGGCTATAATTCAATGAATGAAGAATTCAAGGAGTTAGTAGGAAAAACAGGGATAACAAAGACTCCATTTCGTCCGACAGGTACAATTGAAGTGGATGGTAAATTATATAGTGCAACAACAGATAATCAATGGGTAGAAGCGGAGAAAAAAATAAAAGTAATTTCAGCAGATGGAACGAGGATCGTTGTCGTGCCTGAAAAATAA
- a CDS encoding methyl-accepting chemotaxis protein, with product MTEVDHIKLKDIQKKNVLVFTALFISIFSGLILTIVQEELTKSMLYGIEIIFLIALYFILKYSVKRETLFPYIAIPLIYIFTITYIYLFGGGLAVTLIFIFLAIVSTVHMHRAVFWIGFTLGIIGIYLNTFHSPIEAQILQENFASTMLVYFLIGLLCNVQIYLSSRQFKQIEELLVRSETEAKQKENDKHNLENSVKEMMEKIASVNDRVQENVQSQDEISTVVSEIASASSIQSDQITTISSNSENTLSQMEDMLRKSNDIKTQIEQATSNSTSGSELLSNLMEEMKTLEGQIEELSSSFATLTNKINETNNFSQDIINISEQTNLLALNASIEAARAGEAGKGFAVVADEIRKLAEMTNKTAEKITNNISSVNQTNESALYKMDVNKQMVTQNLNKTSEMNDFFTELNKSLTFINNQFNSFSELAEVAKNNSANIKDSTTDFASMIEQASASLEEVSATVDNLNKQNQLIAKEMDETKSVVKLLSK from the coding sequence ATGACCGAAGTCGACCATATTAAATTAAAAGATATTCAAAAGAAAAATGTATTAGTATTTACCGCTCTTTTCATTTCAATTTTTAGTGGATTGATTTTAACCATTGTTCAAGAAGAATTAACTAAAAGCATGCTATATGGAATTGAAATTATTTTTCTAATCGCTCTTTATTTTATACTTAAGTACAGTGTAAAAAGAGAAACACTTTTTCCTTATATTGCAATCCCGTTAATTTACATATTTACTATAACTTATATTTACTTGTTTGGTGGAGGATTAGCGGTAACTTTAATTTTCATCTTTTTAGCTATTGTATCTACCGTACATATGCACCGAGCGGTTTTTTGGATTGGTTTTACACTTGGTATTATAGGTATATACCTCAATACATTTCATTCACCTATTGAAGCACAAATACTTCAAGAAAACTTTGCGTCAACCATGCTTGTCTACTTTTTAATTGGTCTTTTATGTAATGTTCAAATTTATTTAAGCTCTAGACAATTTAAGCAAATTGAAGAATTACTTGTTAGAAGCGAAACTGAAGCGAAACAAAAAGAGAACGATAAACACAACTTAGAAAATAGCGTTAAAGAGATGATGGAAAAAATAGCTAGTGTTAACGATAGAGTCCAGGAAAACGTCCAGTCACAAGATGAAATTTCAACCGTTGTCTCTGAAATAGCATCTGCTAGCTCTATTCAAAGTGATCAGATTACAACAATCTCCTCAAATTCTGAAAATACACTTTCTCAGATGGAAGATATGTTAAGGAAGTCAAACGATATAAAAACACAAATAGAACAAGCAACATCAAACTCTACTTCTGGAAGTGAGCTCTTATCTAACTTAATGGAAGAAATGAAAACGTTAGAAGGACAGATCGAGGAATTGAGTTCTTCATTTGCTACATTAACGAACAAAATTAATGAAACAAATAACTTCTCTCAAGACATTATCAACATAAGTGAACAGACAAATTTACTTGCTCTTAATGCCTCTATCGAAGCAGCTAGAGCTGGTGAAGCCGGAAAAGGGTTTGCAGTTGTAGCTGATGAAATTCGTAAGTTAGCTGAAATGACGAATAAAACAGCTGAAAAAATAACGAATAACATTTCTAGTGTAAACCAAACAAATGAATCAGCTTTATATAAAATGGACGTCAATAAACAAATGGTTACTCAAAATTTAAACAAAACTAGTGAAATGAATGACTTCTTTACTGAACTGAACAAATCATTAACTTTTATTAACAACCAATTCAATTCCTTTAGCGAATTAGCTGAGGTAGCTAAAAATAACTCTGCAAACATTAAAGATTCTACAACTGATTTTGCATCTATGATCGAGCAAGCTTCTGCCAGTTTGGAAGAAGTAAGTGCTACAGTTGACAATTTAAATAAACAGAACCAACTAATCGCTAAAGAAATGGATGAAACGAAGTCGGTTGTAAAGTTGCTATCAAAATAA
- the ltrA gene encoding group II intron reverse transcriptase/maturase — METKLMRIAEVAKTNPELKFTSLIHLLNKDSLKECHHQLNGNKAPGILGTTKQEYSENLEGNLQYLINRMKKQSYKPQPVKRVYIDKSGSKKKRPLGIPEYEDKIIQKGLAKILNSIYEQDFLDCSFGFRPNRNCHDALKVLNMYIERRYTNYIVDVDIKGFFDNVDHKWMVEFLKHRINDPNVLRLINRFLKAGYVKDMKWYKDEFGTPQGGLASPILANVYLHYVLDLWFEKHVKKRCKGQAYIVRYADDFVCCFQYHKDAQQFYRALKERLKKFNLEIAEDKTKVIPFGRFAKENEQRTGNHKPPTFKFLGFTHYCSESKQGKFRVKRKTDKKKMRTKLKETKEWLKSKRNLKIQAIMDRLQRSLKGYYNYYCITDNLPTVEEFVYHIRLLLFKWMNRRSQRKSFTWDKFNLFMNKFPLPSPRKKVDIYNLRSHISYIQ, encoded by the coding sequence ATGGAAACAAAACTGATGCGAATAGCTGAAGTAGCGAAAACAAACCCAGAACTAAAATTTACTTCACTGATCCACTTACTGAATAAAGATTCCCTAAAAGAGTGTCATCATCAACTCAACGGAAATAAAGCACCAGGTATATTAGGGACAACGAAACAAGAATACAGTGAAAACCTGGAAGGGAACCTTCAATATCTTATCAATCGAATGAAGAAACAAAGCTACAAACCACAACCAGTTAAACGGGTTTATATTGATAAATCAGGTTCTAAGAAGAAGCGTCCCCTAGGTATCCCAGAGTATGAAGACAAGATCATTCAAAAAGGTTTAGCCAAAATCTTAAATTCAATCTATGAACAAGACTTTCTAGATTGCTCATTTGGCTTCAGGCCAAACCGAAACTGTCATGATGCGCTAAAGGTACTTAATATGTATATTGAAAGAAGGTACACGAACTATATCGTTGATGTAGACATTAAAGGGTTCTTTGACAATGTGGATCACAAATGGATGGTGGAATTTCTAAAACATCGGATCAATGATCCTAACGTATTAAGGTTAATCAATAGATTTCTTAAAGCAGGGTATGTAAAGGATATGAAGTGGTACAAAGATGAATTTGGAACGCCGCAAGGCGGCCTAGCTTCTCCGATTCTTGCAAATGTTTATCTACACTATGTGTTAGACCTATGGTTTGAAAAGCATGTAAAGAAAAGATGCAAAGGACAAGCTTACATAGTGAGGTACGCAGATGATTTTGTATGTTGTTTTCAATATCACAAAGATGCACAACAGTTTTACCGTGCGTTAAAAGAACGATTGAAGAAGTTTAACCTAGAAATCGCTGAAGACAAAACAAAAGTTATTCCATTTGGAAGGTTTGCCAAGGAAAATGAGCAAAGAACAGGGAATCACAAACCACCAACATTTAAATTCTTAGGTTTTACGCACTATTGTAGTGAAAGTAAACAAGGAAAGTTTCGCGTTAAAAGGAAAACCGACAAGAAGAAAATGAGAACAAAACTAAAAGAAACAAAAGAGTGGTTAAAGTCAAAACGCAATCTTAAAATTCAAGCGATTATGGATAGACTCCAACGTTCACTAAAGGGTTACTACAACTACTACTGTATCACTGATAACCTTCCTACCGTGGAGGAATTTGTCTATCATATAAGACTCCTTCTATTCAAATGGATGAATAGAAGGAGTCAAAGGAAATCTTTTACATGGGATAAGTTTAACCTTTTCATGAATAAATTTCCATTACCGTCACCAAGAAAGAAAGTAGATATTTATAATCTGAGGTCACATATCAGCTATATTCAGTAA
- a CDS encoding DUF1189 domain-containing protein, whose product MNIIQQFIKSLYSPETIAKFRFQKIGKAILYVFFLMLITSIPAGIMLGSGFNSLYNQVDTHLNDSVPDFTIQNGVLDADVEEPVVIDEEDGVIIFDPTGEYSLTDVSTYGDGFAMLEREAVFITGGITESFNYQQLGLNVSRDQVLEFSENVGGLLPLIIGLILVFMYIFTTGLKFIGIFTLSLITLFMKRNTASQLRYRHCWVLSVYAVTLPTTLFAVIEALGIFIPFSFTIYWVIAIIMMYFVLREVPQPKQPDAPVPPTNE is encoded by the coding sequence ATGAATATTATTCAACAATTTATTAAAAGTTTATACTCGCCAGAAACGATCGCAAAATTCCGTTTCCAAAAAATCGGTAAGGCGATACTTTATGTATTTTTCTTAATGTTAATTACAAGTATTCCTGCAGGGATCATGTTAGGAAGCGGATTCAACTCATTATATAACCAAGTGGATACGCATTTAAATGATTCAGTACCTGACTTCACGATTCAAAACGGAGTGCTAGACGCAGATGTTGAAGAGCCAGTCGTGATCGATGAAGAAGATGGTGTCATTATTTTTGATCCGACAGGGGAATATTCACTTACTGATGTATCCACCTATGGAGATGGCTTTGCAATGTTAGAACGTGAAGCTGTTTTTATTACAGGAGGCATCACAGAATCATTTAATTATCAACAACTCGGCTTAAATGTTTCAAGAGACCAAGTATTGGAGTTTTCCGAAAATGTTGGTGGGCTACTCCCTCTCATTATTGGTCTTATTCTAGTATTTATGTATATCTTCACAACAGGGTTGAAGTTTATCGGGATCTTTACGCTTTCACTGATTACATTATTTATGAAGCGGAATACAGCCTCACAGCTTCGTTACCGCCATTGCTGGGTTCTATCTGTGTATGCAGTAACTTTACCCACTACATTGTTTGCAGTCATCGAAGCTTTAGGAATATTTATTCCATTTTCGTTTACTATTTATTGGGTGATCGCGATTATCATGATGTATTTCGTCCTTAGAGAAGTACCTCAACCAAAACAGCCCGATGCTCCAGTACCACCTACAAACGAATAA
- the rpmG gene encoding 50S ribosomal protein L33, whose amino-acid sequence MRVQVTLACTETGDRNYITTKNKRTNPDRMELKKFSPRLGRHTLHRETK is encoded by the coding sequence ATGCGCGTACAAGTTACTTTAGCATGTACTGAAACAGGCGACCGCAACTATATTACGACTAAAAATAAACGTACGAACCCAGACCGTATGGAGCTTAAAAAATTTAGCCCACGTTTAGGTCGTCACACTTTACACCGTGAAACGAAGTAA
- a CDS encoding Na/Pi cotransporter family protein — protein MEIPLRDLLFMFFGGLAIFLFGIKYLGDGLQKVAGDKLREILEKFTSNPLMGVLTGIVVTVLLQTSTGATVLTIGLVNAGFMTFRQAIGVIMGANVGTTATAFIIGLKISDYALPIIAIGTFLIFFIKNKKANNYGQVFFGFGALFYGLNLMGDGLYPLRDLEVFRELTVSMSENPLLGVLIGVIFTVSVQSSTASIGLLQQLYAQGALDLQAALPVLFGDNIGTTITAVIAALGASLAAKRAAASHVIFNLVGATIVIIFIVPYTKMIAALSERLQLEPEMQIAFAHGIFNGANVLLQLPFVAVIAYIVMKILPGKENVIEYKAQHLDPTLISQSSSIALGQAKKETLRMAELSEQGLKEAAQFVKTKHKRHAELTYQFEDAVNNLDRKITDYLVKVSANSLSVQDSAIHSMLMDTVRDIERVGDHMENIIELAEYQVTNKVKMSELAMEDLNEMFDLTIETLHKAVKALEDGDIVAARSVVLKEEQIDKMERQLRKKHIIRLNEGSCDGSAGIVFVDMVSNLERIGDHAVNIAEAVIGEEE, from the coding sequence TTGGAAATACCATTAAGGGATCTACTATTTATGTTTTTTGGTGGATTGGCAATTTTCTTATTTGGAATTAAATACTTAGGTGATGGTTTACAAAAAGTTGCAGGGGATAAGCTTAGAGAAATCTTAGAGAAGTTTACAAGTAACCCACTAATGGGAGTATTAACAGGTATCGTTGTAACAGTATTATTACAAACGAGTACTGGAGCTACAGTACTAACAATCGGTCTTGTTAATGCTGGTTTCATGACTTTTAGACAAGCGATCGGTGTTATTATGGGTGCCAATGTTGGTACAACCGCTACGGCATTTATTATCGGACTCAAAATTTCTGATTATGCACTGCCTATTATTGCAATTGGAACGTTTCTAATCTTCTTTATTAAGAATAAAAAAGCGAACAATTATGGACAAGTATTTTTCGGATTTGGTGCGCTTTTCTATGGTTTAAACTTAATGGGAGACGGTTTATATCCACTTCGTGACTTAGAAGTGTTTAGAGAATTAACCGTTTCAATGAGTGAAAATCCGTTATTAGGTGTCTTAATCGGTGTTATTTTTACTGTAAGTGTACAGAGTTCAACAGCTTCAATTGGTTTACTACAGCAATTATATGCTCAAGGAGCACTTGATTTGCAAGCAGCTCTACCTGTTTTATTTGGTGATAATATTGGTACAACCATTACAGCTGTTATTGCAGCATTAGGTGCTTCTCTTGCTGCTAAGCGTGCAGCGGCATCTCACGTTATCTTCAACTTAGTTGGCGCAACGATTGTGATAATATTTATTGTCCCGTATACGAAAATGATTGCCGCATTGAGTGAAAGACTTCAATTAGAACCAGAAATGCAAATAGCATTTGCACATGGTATTTTTAATGGGGCAAATGTTTTATTACAGTTACCATTTGTCGCAGTTATCGCATACATTGTAATGAAAATTTTACCGGGTAAAGAAAATGTCATTGAGTACAAGGCTCAGCATTTAGACCCTACATTAATATCTCAATCCTCGTCAATTGCACTTGGTCAGGCGAAAAAAGAAACGTTAAGAATGGCTGAGCTTTCTGAGCAAGGTTTAAAAGAAGCCGCTCAATTTGTGAAAACAAAACATAAACGTCATGCTGAACTAACTTATCAGTTTGAAGATGCGGTCAATAATTTAGATAGAAAGATCACCGATTATTTAGTGAAAGTTTCCGCTAACTCACTCTCAGTTCAAGATTCTGCGATCCATTCCATGTTAATGGATACTGTTCGTGATATTGAACGAGTCGGAGATCATATGGAAAATATTATTGAACTTGCTGAATACCAAGTTACGAATAAGGTGAAAATGTCAGAGCTTGCTATGGAAGATTTAAATGAAATGTTTGATTTAACAATTGAAACATTACACAAGGCAGTAAAAGCCCTTGAAGATGGCGATATTGTTGCTGCAAGGTCTGTTGTATTAAAAGAAGAACAAATTGATAAAATGGAACGTCAGCTACGCAAAAAGCACATTATACGTTTAAATGAAGGTAGCTGTGATGGTTCTGCTGGAATCGTATTCGTTGATATGGTTAGTAACCTAGAACGTATCGGTGACCATGCAGTAAATATTGCAGAAGCTGTTATTGGCGAAGAAGAATAG
- a CDS encoding MFS transporter, whose product MKKVVKAFIGDVEVNRDLNFLLLIGGLYALGIALSNTFVNVYLWKQSGEFMDLAIYNLSVVIMHPLTFILAGKLAKKIDRVVVLRLGVIFLSIFYFTVLFLGEDAGKYLILLGALLGVGYGFYWLSFNILTFEITEPETRDFFNGFLGILTSFAGMIGPIGAGFLITHMEKLTGYKLIFGISLSLFVAAVIVSFFLEKRTTKGKYELMSVIKIRKEYEAWRRILYAHFFQGLREGSFVFVIVVWVYVATGSELALGTYGLIASAVAFVSYFLVGRFIKPHFRKKAIFIGGIILYLAVLFIVFELNFTLLIAYGVTISIAYPLLLVPYVSLTYDVIGSGWKAAEMRVEYIVVRELFVNTGRITSILILMAFILIFKEDQGIPYALMLLGIGHMVIYWCIRKINLPISRDKETYSVMKKRHKQME is encoded by the coding sequence ATGAAAAAGGTTGTAAAAGCATTTATCGGTGATGTAGAAGTAAATCGAGATCTGAATTTTCTTTTACTCATTGGTGGTTTATATGCGTTAGGTATTGCTTTATCTAATACATTTGTCAATGTATACTTATGGAAGCAGTCAGGCGAATTTATGGATCTTGCAATATATAATTTGTCTGTCGTTATTATGCACCCCTTGACCTTTATTTTAGCTGGAAAGTTGGCGAAAAAGATCGACCGCGTAGTCGTTTTGCGGTTAGGGGTTATTTTTTTATCGATTTTTTACTTTACCGTTTTATTTTTAGGAGAAGATGCAGGGAAGTATTTAATTTTACTCGGTGCTTTACTAGGGGTAGGGTATGGGTTTTACTGGTTGTCGTTTAATATTCTTACATTTGAAATCACAGAGCCAGAAACACGAGACTTTTTTAATGGATTCTTAGGTATTTTAACATCCTTTGCTGGAATGATTGGTCCTATTGGGGCTGGTTTTCTTATCACTCATATGGAGAAGCTAACAGGGTACAAGCTCATCTTTGGAATTTCACTAAGCTTGTTTGTAGCCGCTGTTATCGTTAGTTTTTTTCTGGAAAAGAGGACTACAAAAGGGAAATATGAATTAATGAGTGTCATAAAAATTCGTAAAGAGTATGAAGCGTGGAGACGAATATTGTATGCTCATTTTTTTCAAGGTTTGCGTGAAGGGAGCTTTGTTTTTGTCATTGTTGTTTGGGTATATGTGGCAACGGGGAGTGAGCTTGCATTAGGTACATATGGATTAATCGCTTCAGCTGTTGCATTTGTCTCCTATTTCTTGGTGGGAAGATTTATTAAGCCTCACTTTCGAAAAAAAGCAATTTTTATTGGTGGGATCATCTTATATTTGGCAGTATTATTTATTGTTTTCGAATTAAACTTTACACTCTTAATTGCTTACGGTGTAACAATTTCAATCGCATATCCACTCCTTTTAGTTCCATACGTATCGTTAACATATGATGTTATAGGTAGTGGTTGGAAAGCCGCTGAAATGCGTGTAGAATACATTGTTGTTCGTGAACTGTTTGTAAACACAGGGAGAATTACGTCTATATTAATATTAATGGCGTTTATTCTTATATTTAAAGAGGATCAAGGGATTCCTTACGCATTAATGCTTCTAGGGATTGGGCACATGGTGATTTATTGGTGCATAAGGAAAATTAACTTGCCGATATCTAGAGATAAGGAAACATATAGTGTAATGAAGAAGCGCCACAAGCAAATGGAATAA